One part of the Streptomyces lydicus genome encodes these proteins:
- a CDS encoding bifunctional S-methyl-5-thioribose-1-phosphate isomerase/methylthioribulose 1-phosphate dehydratase: MNAQQPSLSWEDGAIVTIDQRVLPHATRQLRLRTVDEVIEAVSTLAVRGAPAIGLAGALGVALSALRHRLPGGGVDRAAVREDARRLVAARPTAVNLEWAVRRVLTRLDEGHRAVLDEGLAMLREDAEVNGAMVRRAADLLVGLLPDRPLRLLTHCNTGRLATTAIGTALGVILELAARGRVAEVLVDETRPLLQGARLTAWELREAGVPHRLCVDSAAAAALATGMVDCVLVGADRIAANGDVANKIGTYGIAVAAARHAVPFLVIAPESTRDPDLATGAGIKIEERGAAEVTECAGAPVAPAGTAVFNPAFDVTPAELITAIVSESRVVRPREEPAAVPDAPRLGDAVAAMARTLYERGWMPGTSGNISVRPDPAEPTALITASGRDKGELTGRDMVAVDAGTAQPVDPDGPRASAETAIHAAVYRTTDARAVIHVHAPYTTAVAGRRSRETAGAGRTGLPLRDFELLKGLGLADPSGTEIPVFPNHADVGRIATEVAAHLRDRPDAPPALLIAEHGVTVWGRDLAQARNRLECLEAICQLVLLDAGNRPARAAAVSPETVPETTPWEGQTA; the protein is encoded by the coding sequence GTGAACGCCCAGCAGCCCTCGCTCTCCTGGGAGGACGGCGCGATCGTCACCATCGATCAGCGCGTCCTGCCGCACGCCACCCGGCAGCTCCGGCTGCGCACGGTGGACGAGGTCATCGAGGCCGTCTCCACCCTCGCCGTCCGCGGCGCACCGGCCATCGGCCTGGCGGGCGCCCTCGGCGTGGCACTGTCCGCGCTGCGCCACCGACTGCCCGGCGGCGGCGTCGACCGGGCGGCGGTGCGTGAGGACGCCCGCCGGCTGGTGGCGGCCCGCCCGACCGCGGTCAACCTGGAGTGGGCCGTCCGCCGGGTGCTCACCCGCCTCGACGAGGGCCACCGGGCCGTCCTCGACGAGGGGCTGGCCATGCTGCGCGAGGACGCGGAGGTGAACGGGGCGATGGTGCGGCGCGCGGCGGACCTGCTCGTCGGCCTGCTGCCCGACCGGCCGCTGCGGCTGCTCACCCACTGCAACACCGGCCGGCTGGCCACCACCGCGATCGGCACCGCCCTCGGCGTGATACTCGAACTCGCCGCCCGGGGGCGGGTGGCCGAGGTCCTCGTCGACGAGACCCGCCCGCTGCTGCAGGGCGCCCGCCTCACCGCCTGGGAACTGCGCGAGGCGGGCGTACCGCACCGGCTGTGCGTCGACTCGGCGGCCGCCGCCGCGCTCGCCACCGGCATGGTGGACTGCGTCCTGGTCGGCGCCGACCGCATAGCCGCCAACGGGGACGTGGCGAACAAGATCGGTACGTACGGCATCGCGGTGGCCGCGGCCCGCCACGCGGTCCCGTTCCTGGTGATCGCGCCCGAGTCCACCCGGGACCCCGACCTGGCGACCGGTGCCGGGATCAAGATCGAGGAGCGCGGTGCGGCGGAGGTCACCGAGTGCGCCGGCGCCCCGGTGGCCCCGGCCGGAACCGCCGTCTTCAACCCCGCCTTCGACGTCACGCCGGCCGAGCTGATCACCGCGATCGTCTCCGAGAGCCGGGTCGTCCGGCCGCGCGAGGAGCCCGCGGCGGTCCCCGACGCGCCCCGGCTCGGCGACGCGGTGGCCGCCATGGCCCGCACCCTCTACGAGCGCGGCTGGATGCCCGGCACCTCGGGCAACATATCCGTCCGCCCGGACCCCGCGGAACCGACCGCGCTGATCACCGCCAGCGGGCGGGACAAGGGCGAACTGACCGGCCGTGACATGGTCGCCGTGGACGCCGGTACCGCGCAGCCGGTCGACCCCGACGGCCCCCGCGCCTCCGCGGAGACCGCCATCCACGCCGCGGTGTACCGCACCACCGACGCCCGGGCCGTCATCCACGTGCACGCCCCCTACACGACGGCGGTGGCCGGCCGCCGGTCCCGGGAGACGGCCGGGGCCGGCCGGACCGGGCTGCCGCTGCGCGACTTCGAACTCCTCAAGGGCCTGGGCCTCGCCGATCCGTCCGGCACCGAAATTCCCGTCTTCCCCAACCACGCGGATGTCGGGAGGATAGCCACCGAGGTGGCGGCCCACCTGCGGGACCGGCCGGACGCTCCGCCCGCGCTGCTCATCGCCGAGCACGGGGTCACGGTCTGGGGCCGCGATCTGGCGCAGGCGCGCAACCGGTTGGAGTGCCTGGAGGCGATCTGCCAACTCGTGCTGCTCGACGCCGGCAACCGGCCGGCCCGGGCCGCCGCGGTCTCGCCCGAGACCGTGCCCGAGACCACGCCCTGGGAGGGACAGACCGCATGA
- a CDS encoding non-ribosomal peptide synthetase, whose translation MTLDGTGAAPRGPQEEILRGLFAEVLDVPDVGPDDNFFALGGTSMLAVRMVNRIRAVLGVKIGVRALFRSQTAATLARHLHGEEPARRPVARVAPRPPSVPLSSGQRGLWFLDRLEGPSATYNVPLVTRIEGVVDEAALAAALGDLVARHEALRTLFGARDGEPTSRVLPPDEARTGLPVTTCTPDGLPAAVAAAAAHVFDLTAELPLYAELFTTAPDRSVLVLVAHHIACDGWSVSRLGRDLSVAYAARRHGRAPQWQPLPVQYADFALWQRAWLDEESVPGSAAARALAHWRTALRELPEELPLPADRPRPPRAGSAHGTLRLPVGASTRAAVKRLARDGHATELMVVQAALATLLTRMGAGTDIPLGTVVSGRGDELLDDVAGFFVNTLVLRTDTSGNPAFGELLARVREADLAAFRHQDLPFDRLVEELQPPRSLARHPLFQVMLSWAYGGDLGLDLAGTTCVTDRAQAQGAKFDLEFAFDERPDEDLLELSLTYSSALFDEPTARALGERLLRLLDRAAADPDRPVGELDLLTDAELTQVTRQWQGAVRPSAPGSLVAAFDARAATAPDATAVLDAGRTLTYAQLSDRAERLARRLIAAGVSADAPVPLLMERSADLLVAQLAVLKAGAAYLPLHAAHPVPRMRAAVEEAGSPVLLVDEAFRGHPVTAGPHTVLTVGAPAADAAAPPAGLPDVHPDQLAYVMYTSGSTGEPKGIGTTHQGVLDLARDSCWGLGPDDRVLFHAPHAFDAATYEIWVTLLSGGCVVVAPPGATDGDALAGLIDRYRITRVHLTAGLFRTVAEDHAGCFASVREVLTGGDAVSGQAVDRVRAACPDTVVRALYGPTETTLCVTQTSWLPGERAGGSVPLGRPMDNTRAYVLDEALRPVPAGVPGELYLAGAGLARGYTGRAALTAERFVACPFGGPGERMYRTGDLVRWDPHGRLVFLGRADDQVKIRGFRVEPAEVEAALSALPGVGQATVAVREDRTGDKLLVGYLVPDPAGPPVDTTALRARLADRLPDYMVPAALLTLDALPLTANGKLDRRALPAPRFAAADGGRAPRGPRESVLCRLFAEVLGIPQVGIDDGFFELGGHSLLATRLAHRIRAALGVDLGVPDVFRAPTVAGLSALLDEGTDGEGLGEVLTFRAEGERTPVFLIPAANGLSWCYAALLRHIPAGHPVHALQDPRLTADRAAPRTVRELAAGYLERLRAIRPNGPYILAGWSFGGTVAQQMAVDLAGRGEPPALLVLLDAYPGDVLGWGTSLDADALVPLALDGITAPEPPYEGGLPGAAALAAALRAAGSALGSLDDRAVGTLLRIAQHNVRALAEHRPGRYPGQVLFLDAAAPKHPAGPASEVWHPLLGGRVDSYAVACDHTGIVTADALAEAGPVIEAALKATEPLESP comes from the coding sequence ATGACACTGGACGGTACCGGTGCCGCGCCCCGCGGTCCGCAGGAGGAGATCCTGCGCGGTCTCTTCGCCGAGGTCCTCGACGTCCCCGACGTCGGCCCCGACGACAACTTCTTCGCCCTGGGCGGGACGTCGATGCTGGCCGTCCGGATGGTCAACCGGATCCGGGCGGTGCTGGGCGTCAAGATCGGCGTGCGGGCACTGTTCCGCAGCCAGACGGCGGCGACGCTGGCCCGGCACTTGCACGGCGAGGAGCCCGCGCGGCGCCCCGTGGCGCGTGTCGCACCGCGCCCGCCGTCGGTACCGCTCTCCTCCGGCCAGCGCGGTCTGTGGTTCCTGGACCGCCTGGAGGGGCCGAGCGCGACCTACAACGTGCCGCTGGTCACCCGGATCGAGGGCGTGGTGGACGAGGCGGCGCTGGCCGCCGCGCTCGGCGATCTCGTCGCCCGGCACGAGGCGCTGCGGACGCTGTTCGGTGCGCGCGACGGCGAGCCGACCTCGCGCGTACTGCCCCCGGACGAGGCCCGCACGGGCCTGCCGGTGACCACCTGCACACCGGACGGGCTGCCCGCGGCGGTCGCCGCCGCCGCGGCGCACGTCTTCGACCTCACCGCCGAACTCCCGCTGTACGCCGAGCTGTTCACCACCGCGCCGGACCGCTCCGTGCTGGTCCTGGTCGCCCACCACATCGCCTGCGACGGCTGGTCGGTGAGCCGCCTGGGCCGGGACCTGTCCGTCGCCTACGCCGCGCGCCGCCACGGCCGGGCCCCGCAGTGGCAGCCGCTGCCGGTCCAGTACGCGGACTTCGCGCTGTGGCAGCGGGCCTGGCTCGACGAGGAGTCCGTACCCGGCAGCGCGGCCGCCCGCGCGCTCGCCCACTGGCGCACCGCGCTCCGCGAACTGCCCGAGGAGCTGCCGCTGCCCGCCGACCGCCCCCGGCCGCCCCGGGCCGGCTCGGCGCACGGCACCCTGCGGCTGCCGGTCGGCGCCTCCACCCGGGCGGCCGTGAAGCGGCTGGCCCGCGACGGCCACGCCACGGAACTCATGGTCGTGCAGGCGGCGTTGGCGACCCTGCTGACCCGGATGGGCGCGGGCACCGACATCCCGCTGGGCACGGTCGTGTCCGGGCGCGGCGACGAACTCCTCGACGACGTGGCCGGCTTTTTCGTCAACACGCTCGTGCTGCGCACCGACACCTCGGGCAACCCCGCCTTCGGTGAGCTGCTCGCGCGGGTCCGGGAGGCCGACCTGGCCGCCTTCCGCCACCAGGACCTGCCCTTCGACCGGCTCGTCGAGGAGCTCCAGCCGCCCCGCTCGCTCGCCCGCCACCCGCTCTTCCAGGTGATGCTCTCCTGGGCGTACGGCGGCGACCTCGGCCTGGACCTCGCCGGGACGACGTGCGTCACGGACCGGGCGCAGGCCCAGGGCGCCAAGTTCGACCTGGAGTTCGCGTTCGACGAGCGGCCCGACGAGGACCTGCTGGAGCTCTCCCTGACGTACAGCAGCGCCCTGTTCGACGAGCCCACCGCGCGGGCGCTCGGCGAGCGGCTGCTCCGGCTGCTGGACCGGGCCGCGGCCGACCCCGACCGGCCGGTCGGCGAGCTGGACCTGCTCACCGACGCGGAGCTGACGCAGGTGACCCGGCAGTGGCAGGGCGCCGTCCGGCCGTCCGCGCCGGGCTCGCTCGTCGCGGCCTTCGACGCCCGGGCGGCCACCGCACCCGACGCCACCGCCGTGCTCGACGCCGGCCGCACCCTCACCTACGCTCAACTCAGCGACCGCGCCGAGCGGTTGGCGCGCCGGCTGATCGCGGCCGGGGTGTCCGCCGACGCGCCCGTTCCGCTGCTCATGGAGCGGTCGGCGGACCTCCTGGTGGCGCAGCTCGCCGTCCTGAAGGCCGGCGCCGCCTACCTGCCGCTGCACGCCGCCCACCCCGTACCGCGGATGCGGGCGGCCGTCGAGGAGGCCGGCAGCCCGGTACTGCTGGTGGACGAGGCGTTCCGCGGCCATCCGGTCACCGCCGGACCGCACACCGTCCTGACCGTCGGCGCACCGGCCGCCGACGCCGCCGCGCCCCCGGCCGGGCTGCCGGACGTCCACCCCGACCAGCTCGCCTACGTCATGTACACCTCGGGGTCGACCGGCGAGCCGAAGGGCATCGGCACCACGCACCAGGGCGTACTGGACCTGGCCCGGGACTCCTGCTGGGGCCTCGGCCCGGACGACCGGGTGCTCTTCCACGCCCCGCACGCCTTCGACGCCGCCACCTACGAGATCTGGGTGACGCTGCTGTCCGGCGGCTGCGTGGTGGTCGCACCGCCGGGCGCCACCGACGGCGACGCCCTCGCCGGACTGATCGACCGCTACCGCATCACCCGGGTCCATCTGACCGCCGGCCTGTTCCGCACCGTAGCGGAGGACCACGCCGGCTGCTTCGCCTCCGTGCGCGAGGTGCTGACCGGCGGCGACGCGGTCTCCGGACAGGCCGTCGACCGGGTGCGGGCGGCCTGCCCGGACACCGTCGTACGGGCGCTGTACGGGCCGACGGAGACCACGCTGTGCGTCACCCAGACGTCCTGGCTGCCCGGCGAACGGGCCGGCGGGAGCGTCCCGTTGGGCCGCCCGATGGACAACACCCGCGCCTACGTGCTGGACGAGGCACTGCGGCCGGTGCCCGCCGGGGTGCCCGGCGAGCTGTACCTGGCCGGCGCCGGGCTCGCCCGCGGCTACACCGGGCGCGCCGCGCTGACCGCCGAGCGCTTCGTGGCCTGCCCGTTCGGCGGGCCCGGCGAGCGGATGTACCGCACCGGCGACCTGGTCCGGTGGGACCCGCACGGCCGGCTCGTCTTCCTCGGACGGGCCGACGACCAGGTCAAGATCCGCGGCTTCCGGGTCGAACCCGCCGAGGTCGAGGCCGCGTTGAGCGCGCTGCCCGGCGTCGGCCAGGCCACGGTCGCCGTCCGCGAGGACCGGACCGGCGACAAACTGCTGGTCGGCTACCTGGTGCCGGACCCGGCCGGGCCACCGGTCGACACCACCGCACTCCGCGCCCGGCTCGCCGACCGGCTGCCCGACTACATGGTGCCCGCGGCGCTGCTGACGCTCGACGCCCTCCCGCTGACCGCCAACGGGAAGCTCGACCGCCGGGCGCTGCCCGCCCCGCGGTTCGCGGCGGCCGACGGCGGCCGGGCCCCGCGCGGCCCCCGCGAATCCGTCCTGTGCCGGCTGTTCGCCGAGGTCCTCGGGATACCCCAGGTCGGCATCGACGACGGCTTCTTCGAACTCGGCGGGCACTCCCTGCTGGCCACCCGCCTGGCACACCGGATCCGCGCCGCCCTCGGCGTGGACCTCGGCGTACCGGACGTGTTCCGGGCGCCGACGGTCGCCGGACTGAGCGCCCTGCTGGACGAGGGCACCGACGGGGAGGGCCTCGGCGAGGTCCTCACCTTCCGCGCCGAGGGCGAGCGCACCCCGGTGTTCCTGATCCCCGCGGCGAACGGCCTGAGCTGGTGCTACGCGGCCCTGCTGCGGCACATCCCGGCCGGTCACCCGGTCCACGCGCTCCAGGACCCCCGGCTCACCGCGGACCGGGCCGCCCCCCGTACGGTCCGCGAGCTCGCCGCCGGCTATCTGGAGCGGCTGCGCGCGATCCGGCCGAACGGCCCGTACATCCTGGCCGGTTGGTCGTTCGGCGGCACCGTCGCCCAGCAGATGGCGGTCGACCTGGCGGGGCGGGGTGAGCCGCCGGCCCTGCTGGTGCTGCTCGACGCCTACCCCGGCGACGTGCTCGGCTGGGGCACCTCGCTCGACGCGGACGCCCTGGTCCCGCTCGCCCTGGACGGCATCACCGCGCCGGAACCGCCCTATGAGGGCGGCCTGCCCGGAGCCGCGGCTCTCGCGGCCGCCCTGCGCGCGGCCGGCAGCGCCCTCGGCTCCCTCGACGACCGGGCCGTCGGCACCCTGCTCCGGATCGCGCAGCACAATGTGCGCGCGTTGGCGGAGCACCGCCCGGGCAGATACCCGGGGCAGGTGCTCTTCCTCGACGCGGCGGCCCCGAAACACCCCGCGGGTCCCGCGTCCGAGGTCTGGCACCCGCTCCTCGGTGGCCGGGTGGACAGCTACGCCGTCGCCTGCGACCACACCGGCATCGTCACGGCGGACGCCTTGGCGGAGGCCGGGCCGGTCATCGAGGCCGCGCTGAAGGCCACCGAACCCCTGGAGTCCCCGTGA